One segment of Patescibacteria group bacterium DNA contains the following:
- the murI gene encoding glutamate racemase → MIGIFDSGVGGLTVVKEIKKQLPDCSFVYLGDNARTPYGARSQETIQKYSCEIVDFLIGQGVTAIVVACNTASAFAGEMLQQKYQLPIFEVITPAATAAVRLTKGRVGVIGTRGTINSRAYERAIKSFNSEIEVKNAACPLFVPLIEEDWLNKPEIKTIARKYLYPLKCQEIDVLILGCTHYPLIKKIIADKIGRRVKLIDPAEEAVKMLKRYLSDNPQRQKGRQEYFVTDLSSRFKEIAKNWLKEDIQIKKADLN, encoded by the coding sequence ATGATTGGAATTTTCGATTCTGGCGTTGGCGGTTTAACCGTAGTGAAAGAAATAAAAAAACAGTTGCCCGACTGCTCTTTTGTCTATTTGGGTGATAACGCTCGTACGCCTTATGGCGCAAGATCACAGGAAACTATACAGAAGTATTCCTGTGAGATTGTTGATTTCTTGATCGGTCAGGGGGTTACGGCGATTGTCGTGGCTTGTAACACGGCCTCGGCTTTTGCCGGGGAAATGTTACAACAAAAATATCAATTGCCGATTTTTGAAGTGATTACCCCGGCCGCTACGGCGGCAGTAAGATTAACTAAGGGCAGGGTCGGCGTTATCGGTACTAGAGGTACCATTAACAGCCGAGCCTATGAAAGAGCGATTAAAAGTTTTAATTCGGAAATAGAAGTGAAAAACGCGGCCTGCCCCTTGTTTGTCCCGTTAATTGAAGAAGATTGGCTGAATAAACCGGAAATAAAAACAATCGCCCGTAAGTATCTCTATCCCCTTAAATGTCAAGAGATTGATGTGTTGATTTTGGGCTGTACTCATTATCCGTTAATAAAGAAAATTATCGCCGATAAAATAGGGCGCCGAGTAAAACTGATTGATCCGGCTGAAGAAGCAGTTAAAATGCTTAAACGGTATTTGTCAGATAACCCTCAGAGACAGAAAGGCCGGCAAGAGTATTTTGTTACCGATTTGAGTAGTCGTTTTAAAGAAATTGCCAAGAATTGGTTGAAAGAGGATATCCAAATTAAAAAAGCCGACTTAAATTAA
- a CDS encoding immunoglobulin domain-containing protein encodes MNKRLLLGVALCVASFILITGCDDRPPEFTLQPLPRIVNPGSEVQFICDADRAWSWQWQKNGENIVNANSNIYIIPSAVIDDEGNYVCVVGNPHGQIFSVIATLKVNRPLIIVAEPQDIEIEAGQMFVLRVLVIGTQPWRFQWYQDGSLLPWANLSDLTVSAADANHAGSYFCVVNNITNQPVVSRIVAVKIIAQEGEGEGEGEGEGEGEGEGEGEGEGEGEGEDFCLNTNEGDDPSDPLPEPLSSFCACYQKVYEAPRAILGDYGSILDLFEPNTADVNGSLWIDQRTDPVTYDATGNNYLDCVIELKLVEIVLKDSEFCLPNGLNHKLLHYAWNYNEERFATDFGTYWQLASLIFPGLEEVLAGHMLIGDGQADYSVEKYISGTGSIGMVLGMAFIFGDKIPNCRLNLSQYMTFPEYFAPSGDADGDGYTNSEEFATYGTVPDLYVANALDPEIHP; translated from the coding sequence ATGAATAAGCGGTTGTTGCTGGGTGTTGCCTTGTGTGTCGCTTCATTTATCTTAATCACTGGTTGCGATGATCGTCCGCCGGAATTTACCCTTCAGCCGCTTCCCCGCATTGTTAACCCGGGAAGCGAAGTGCAATTTATTTGTGATGCTGATCGGGCTTGGAGCTGGCAGTGGCAAAAAAACGGAGAGAATATCGTTAATGCCAATTCCAATATCTACATTATTCCTTCGGCGGTTATTGACGATGAGGGAAATTATGTTTGCGTCGTTGGTAATCCTCATGGGCAAATATTTTCTGTTATCGCCACATTGAAAGTCAATCGACCCCTAATCATAGTGGCTGAGCCTCAGGATATTGAAATTGAAGCGGGGCAAATGTTTGTTTTGAGGGTTCTAGTGATTGGCACTCAACCTTGGCGTTTTCAGTGGTATCAAGACGGCAGTTTATTACCTTGGGCCAACCTTAGCGATCTGACCGTATCGGCTGCTGACGCCAATCATGCCGGTAGTTATTTTTGCGTAGTTAATAATATCACTAATCAACCAGTCGTTTCGCGGATCGTCGCTGTAAAGATTATCGCTCAGGAAGGCGAAGGTGAAGGCGAAGGTGAAGGCGAAGGTGAAGGTGAAGGCGAAGGCGAAGGTGAAGGCGAAGGCGAAGGTGAAGGCGAAGATTTTTGCCTTAATACTAATGAAGGTGATGATCCCAGCGACCCCCTGCCGGAACCGCTTAGCAGTTTTTGTGCTTGCTATCAGAAAGTTTACGAAGCGCCACGGGCGATATTGGGTGACTATGGAAGTATTTTGGACTTGTTTGAACCAAATACTGCCGATGTCAATGGTAGCCTCTGGATTGACCAAAGAACTGACCCGGTAACCTATGATGCGACTGGCAATAACTACCTTGATTGCGTAATAGAACTCAAATTAGTGGAAATAGTGCTGAAGGATTCGGAATTTTGCTTGCCTAATGGTTTGAACCATAAGTTATTGCATTACGCTTGGAATTACAATGAAGAACGATTCGCCACTGACTTCGGTACTTATTGGCAATTAGCGTCATTAATTTTTCCCGGCCTGGAAGAGGTTTTGGCCGGCCATATGCTGATAGGCGACGGCCAAGCTGATTATTCGGTGGAAAAGTATATTTCCGGTACCGGGTCAATCGGTATGGTTTTGGGGATGGCTTTCATTTTTGGCGATAAAATACCGAATTGTCGGCTTAACTTGTCCCAGTATATGACTTTTCCTGAGTATTTTGCCCCTAGTGGCGACGCCGATGGCGACGGCTATACCAATAGTGAGGAATTTGCGACTTACGGGACTGTTCCCGATCTTTACGTGGCCAACGCCCTTGATCCGGAAATTCATCCGTAG
- a CDS encoding DUF5661 family protein has translation MAQQKFTVEKAKAVGEQLGLDWSKFDVEQFRMGMDVELEHGTVGPATNVTNDDPLMTGKIALAHLNEFADYYTRLDEMEKSADEFWGKAE, from the coding sequence ATGGCACAACAGAAATTTACCGTCGAAAAGGCCAAAGCCGTCGGCGAACAATTGGGTCTGGATTGGTCTAAATTTGATGTGGAGCAATTCCGTATGGGCATGGATGTGGAATTAGAGCATGGCACTGTTGGTCCGGCTACTAATGTCACCAACGATGATCCTCTAATGACTGGCAAAATCGCCTTGGCCCACTTGAATGAATTCGCTGATTATTACACGCGGTTAGATGAGATGGAAAAGTCTGCCGATGAATTTTGGGGAAAGGCAGAGTAG
- a CDS encoding DUF5698 domain-containing protein, whose protein sequence is MKISIILFFVGAVEMLIVTLWTKAVTETKIWSSGAITVINILIWYYVVRTIVDNVDNWSLALLYALGCALGTMVGTYYYQVARKRIRKLRRQKQQKELDQKYDRRLA, encoded by the coding sequence ATGAAAATAAGCATCATTCTATTTTTTGTGGGCGCCGTGGAAATGCTTATAGTTACCCTATGGACCAAAGCGGTTACGGAAACCAAAATTTGGTCTAGCGGAGCTATTACTGTGATCAATATTTTGATCTGGTATTATGTGGTACGGACGATTGTTGATAACGTCGACAATTGGTCGCTGGCTTTGCTTTATGCCTTGGGCTGCGCCCTGGGCACCATGGTGGGTACTTATTATTACCAAGTGGCGCGCAAAAGGATTCGTAAGTTGCGTCGTCAAAAACAACAGAAAGAATTAGATCAAAAGTATGACCGACGATTGGCCTAA
- a CDS encoding class I SAM-dependent methyltransferase: MNRQKIRRVLDQTKDIYNRIAPDFSDTRSHWWKGFGDFAKYVRPGDRVLDLGCGNGRMAEIFTDSKVRYLGIDNSEELIKIAQERFKDKPWVKFEVGDITAFVIPSEVEKSFGNESDSSAPLRSGRNDKEDKRSGRNDKEDKRSSGNDNTKNGFDLVLLVAVLHHLPTKKLRLKVLENIHQALKPGGRLVMVNWNLWQIFGWKKKFRYWPYLFNWPEKIKCGVWGVSDAFVPWKPAGKETRRYIHSFTKGETRRLLRRAGFAIEELEFKAKGDNKKGIMYGDNLLSIAVKNGKM, translated from the coding sequence ATGAACAGACAAAAAATAAGAAGAGTCCTTGATCAAACCAAGGATATTTATAATCGAATCGCGCCTGATTTTTCAGATACGAGAAGTCATTGGTGGAAGGGTTTCGGCGATTTTGCCAAATATGTCAGACCGGGCGATCGGGTTCTGGATTTAGGTTGTGGCAATGGCCGGATGGCGGAGATTTTTACTGATTCAAAAGTGAGATATTTAGGTATAGATAATAGCGAGGAGTTGATAAAAATCGCTCAGGAAAGATTCAAAGATAAGCCATGGGTGAAATTTGAGGTCGGAGATATAACGGCTTTTGTCATTCCGAGCGAAGTTGAGAAATCTTTTGGAAATGAAAGCGATTCCTCCGCTCCGCTTCGCTCCGGTCGGAATGACAAGGAAGATAAACGCTCCGGTCGGAATGACAAGGAAGATAAACGCTCTAGTGGCAATGACAATACGAAGAATGGTTTTGATTTGGTTTTATTAGTTGCTGTTTTGCATCATTTGCCGACCAAAAAGCTACGGCTTAAAGTTTTAGAAAATATCCACCAGGCGTTAAAACCGGGCGGCAGATTGGTGATGGTCAATTGGAATTTGTGGCAGATTTTCGGCTGGAAAAAGAAATTCCGCTATTGGCCTTACCTTTTTAATTGGCCGGAAAAAATCAAGTGTGGCGTTTGGGGCGTGTCCGACGCTTTCGTACCCTGGAAGCCGGCAGGAAAAGAAACTAGGCGTTATATTCATTCTTTCACTAAGGGAGAAACGCGACGATTGCTGAGGCGAGCCGGCTTTGCTATTGAGGAATTGGAATTCAAAGCCAAAGGCGATAATAAAAAAGGCATAATGTATGGCGATAATCTTTTGTCCATTGCCGTTAAAAATGGTAAAATGTAA
- a CDS encoding PhoH family protein, with the protein MPAVKQPKPLPVNPEAKIYVLDTSTIINSAGIIDILGDNVIVVPIWVIEELDNMKKGVSEKARIARNFSKLMDKYREQGKLTEGVKTQAGGLLFVSCEMAEWGDLPAGMQNNNDNRIVMVARKWSLDYPERRVVVLSCDVNQRIKADVMGVEAQNYQHNETNYLLDRLYSDITRVELLDSQGGFLVELHQKGFIPVASFSDRQLDNLRSNECCYLCLGDKSAMVIYKQGVGFNLVPKPKLQERDKTGIIKPVGPYQAFAAALLADDGIIGVSFDGVPGAGKSVLPIHYALKGIAAGKYQDLVVFRPYDFRGMGFLKGDAEQKFGPYTDAIVSRISEALQSLRNEGCQFFQERGINTVNDLKTKGFFEIRPIDFVAGETILNSVVIIDEVQNFTWYEAYLLCTRPGDGCKIIVNGDLSQIRDRDRMEDNGLVWVIKKNIDHPAAAHLSLRSNVRRGPSSIYA; encoded by the coding sequence ATGCCAGCAGTGAAACAGCCGAAGCCATTACCCGTCAACCCCGAAGCCAAGATTTATGTTTTGGATACCAGCACGATTATTAATTCCGCCGGTATCATCGATATTTTGGGGGATAACGTTATTGTAGTTCCGATTTGGGTAATTGAAGAGCTGGACAATATGAAAAAGGGTGTCAGTGAAAAAGCCCGGATCGCTCGTAATTTTTCCAAGCTCATGGACAAATACCGCGAACAAGGCAAATTGACCGAGGGCGTAAAAACCCAAGCCGGTGGATTACTCTTTGTCTCTTGTGAAATGGCTGAATGGGGAGATTTGCCGGCTGGCATGCAGAATAACAATGACAATCGCATTGTCATGGTAGCTCGCAAGTGGTCTCTTGATTATCCTGAACGTCGTGTGGTTGTCCTTAGTTGCGATGTCAACCAGCGTATTAAGGCTGACGTGATGGGGGTAGAAGCGCAAAATTATCAGCACAATGAAACAAATTATTTATTGGATCGTTTGTATTCCGATATCACGCGGGTGGAATTGCTTGACAGCCAAGGTGGCTTTTTGGTTGAATTGCATCAAAAAGGATTTATCCCAGTAGCCAGCTTCAGCGATAGGCAATTGGACAACCTTCGTTCTAATGAGTGTTGTTATCTTTGTCTTGGAGACAAATCGGCCATGGTAATTTATAAACAGGGAGTTGGTTTTAACCTAGTACCTAAGCCGAAGCTTCAAGAACGGGACAAAACCGGAATAATCAAACCCGTCGGTCCTTATCAGGCTTTTGCTGCTGCCTTGTTGGCCGATGATGGTATTATAGGCGTCTCTTTTGACGGCGTTCCCGGAGCCGGTAAATCGGTTTTGCCGATTCATTACGCTCTAAAGGGTATTGCTGCCGGCAAGTATCAAGACTTAGTCGTCTTCCGACCCTATGATTTCAGAGGTATGGGATTTTTGAAGGGTGATGCCGAACAAAAGTTCGGTCCTTATACTGATGCTATAGTCAGTCGAATCAGCGAAGCCTTGCAATCGCTTCGGAATGAGGGATGCCAATTTTTTCAAGAGCGAGGTATCAATACGGTCAATGATTTGAAAACCAAGGGCTTTTTTGAAATACGGCCGATTGATTTTGTGGCCGGTGAAACCATTCTTAACTCAGTAGTGATAATTGATGAAGTCCAAAACTTTACCTGGTATGAAGCTTACCTGCTCTGTACCCGTCCCGGAGATGGTTGCAAGATCATTGTTAACGGCGATTTGAGCCAGATCAGGGATCGCGATCGAATGGAGGATAACGGATTGGTTTGGGTGATTAAGAAGAATATTGATCACCCGGCGGCGGCGCATTTGTCCTTGCGTAGCAATGTACGCAGGGGGCCGTCTTCTATCTACGCGTAA